Proteins co-encoded in one Thermodesulfobacteriota bacterium genomic window:
- a CDS encoding HAD family phosphatase: MNQTLDQVNSYIKQEPGPFNIVFDLGGVLLTWKPEQIIKGIFKDREVQTIVMDEIFCHPDWVDLDRGTLDKDIAIERATLRTGLLKSEIKKLMELVPYSLIPNPEIVELVRSVKKNGNRVFVLSNMHVDSIDFIERKYPFWDVFDGMVISSRIQMVKPELEIYQHLLEKFDLVIDKTIFIDDIPENLEAASKVGMRIIKFENAFQCEEELKALGCI; encoded by the coding sequence ATGAATCAAACGTTAGACCAAGTTAATAGTTATATAAAGCAAGAACCAGGACCGTTTAACATTGTATTTGATCTCGGTGGAGTGCTCCTCACTTGGAAACCAGAACAAATCATAAAGGGTATATTCAAAGACCGAGAAGTTCAAACGATAGTAATGGACGAAATTTTCTGCCATCCGGATTGGGTTGACCTTGACCGGGGCACATTAGACAAAGATATAGCTATCGAGCGCGCTACTTTGCGCACCGGCCTCTTGAAGTCTGAGATCAAAAAACTTATGGAGTTGGTGCCTTATTCGTTGATTCCAAACCCTGAAATTGTAGAGTTAGTCCGCTCTGTTAAAAAAAATGGTAATCGAGTTTTCGTGCTGTCAAACATGCATGTTGACTCTATTGACTTTATCGAGCGAAAATACCCATTCTGGGATGTCTTCGACGGTATGGTTATATCCAGCCGCATCCAGATGGTAAAGCCAGAGTTAGAGATATACCAACATTTGTTAGAAAAGTTTGATCTTGTGATAGATAAAACAATCTTCATAGATGATATTCCTGAAAATTTGGAGGCAGCATCTAAGGTCGGTATGAGAATAATTAAATTTGAGAATGCGTTTCAATGTGAAGAAGAACTGAAAGCACTTGGTTGCATCTAG